One window of Salvia splendens isolate huo1 unplaced genomic scaffold, SspV2 ctg949, whole genome shotgun sequence genomic DNA carries:
- the LOC121791874 gene encoding ubiquitin carboxyl-terminal hydrolase 18-like isoform X1: protein MHVAADLNWFLQFIVLALVGISGMLYLVRNTASRYFVVDSSFDSSAADYSSLDRRKRDSMAGGAAEGFDSCVVCGNLTKKQCAGCKMVKYCSEACQKSHWSEHKLRCKEMKSLYKANYKMPKSNLRGRKASVTPLDGSSKIYKPSNKILFPYEEFLEFFTWDKPGYPPCGLLNCGNSCFANVVLQCLAYTRPLVAYLLEKGHRRECQRDDWCFLCEFQLHMERASRSDNPFSPMNILSRLPNLGGNLGYGKQEDAHEFMRFAIDTMQSVCLDEFGGEKVVHPSYQETTLIQHIFGGRLRSRVICGECSNVSNQFENMMDLTVEIHGDAGSLEECLDQFTAKERLHGDNMYKCDGCNAYVMAWKRLTVDRAPNILTIALKRFQSGRFGKLNKRVTFPETLDLSPYMSELEDGNDTYKLYAVIVHVDMLNASYFGHYICYIKDFRGSWYRIDDCRVASVDLDEVLSQGAYMLLYSRIHARPSCLLPTELLMKEESEKVKITEVGSSSTIQHAESLPDVVCTDSFVDLEQSSTNGLGYQVNGGGKSSLTADAKGDAKMADLSLPIVYDAEHHNDVLPTTPKEVPSTGNHDETYLTSSSVIDTSSTEVDAKSYGTSSSTSDVKANCGNEINIELGSSRQLTEVATTTVGNCKDDVDSNTCSIPARDTTAGEISDKEHSASSTSNNGNIGPGNGSSSSDSIKSTKKADGGSSTKKCKPLFPPGFLGKQPLKKSVTPDCKSHLNNHTEEVAKSCLPRENGGLLENRELHNTHENGDVSTKTDTC from the exons ATGCATGTCGCGGCGGATCTTAACTGGTTCCTGCAATTCATAGTGTTGGCGTTAGTTGGGATTTCCGGCATGCTGTATTTGGTGCGGAACACGGCGTCGAGGTACTTCGTGGTGGACTCCAGCTTCGATTCCTCCGCCGCCGATTATTCGTCCTTGGATCGCCGGAAGAGGGACAGTATGGCCGGCGGCGCTGCCGAGGGCTTTGATTCCTGCGTCGTGTGCGGCAATCTCACCAAGAAACAGTGCGCCGGCTGCAAGATGGTCAAGTACTG CTCTGAAGCTTGTCAAAAATCTCACTGGTCTGAGCACAAGTTAAGATGCAAAGAGATGAAGTCACTGTACAAAGCTAACTATAAAATGCCAAAATCCAATTTGAGGGGAAGGAAAGCTTCAGTAACACCTTTGGACGGAAGCTCAAAGATTTACAAACCTTCAAACAAA ATACTTTTCCCATATGAGGAATTTCTAGAATTTTTCACTTGGGACAAACCAGGCTATCCTCCTTGTGGACTTCTTAACTGTGGAAACAG TTGCTTTGCTAATGTGGTTCTTCAGTGTCTCGCATACACCCGGCCACTTGTTGCCTACTTGTTGGAGAAAGGCCACCGCAGAGAAT GTCAAAGGGATGATTGGTGCTTTCTTTGTGAGTTTCAATTGCACATGGAAAGGGCTAGCCGAAGTGATAATCCTTTTTCTCCAATGAACATTCTTTCAAGATTGCCTAACTTAGGTGGTAATCTTGGATATGGGAAACAGGAGGATGCCCATGAGTTTATGAG GTTTGCCATTGACACGATGCAGTCTGTGTGCCTTGATGAATTTGGTGGAGAAAAGGTAGTTCATCCTAGCTATCAAGAGACAACCCTAATTCAACATATATTTGGGGGTCGTCTTCGATCACGG GTTATATGCGGGGAATGCAGCAATGTTTCAAACCAATTTGAAAATATGATGGATTTAACTGTTGAAATTCACGGGGATGCTGGATCTTTGGAGGAGTGTTTGGATCAATTTACTGCCAAAGAGCGGCTTCATGGGGATAATATGTATAAATGTGATGG TTGCAATGCATATGTCATGGCTTGGAAGCGCCTTACTGTTGACCGAGCACCAAACATTCTTACAATTGCCTTGAAAAGATTCCAG AGTGGAAGATTTGGGAAACTTAATAAGAGGGTGACTTTCCCAGAGACATTGGATCTTAGCCCATACATGAGTGAATTGGAAGATGGAAATGATACTTACAAGCTGTATGCTGTTATTGTCCATGTGGACATGCTGAATGCATCTTATTTTGGCCATTACATATGTTATATTAAGGATTTCCGTGGAAGCTGGTACAGAATTGATGATTGCAGG GTTGCTAGCGTTGATTTGGATGAGGTGCTTTCACAGGGAGCCTATATGCTCTTGTACAGCAG AATACATGCTCGCCCATCATGCTTGCTTCCCACTGAATTGCTGATGAAAGAAGAAAGTGAGAAAGTGAAAATAACTGAAGTGGGCTCTTCTTCCACAATACAACATGCTGAGTCATTGCCTGATGTAGTTTGCACTGACAGTTTTGTCGATTTGGAGCAATCATCTACAAATGGTTTGGGGTATCAGGTCAATGGTGGGGGAAAAAGTTCATTAACTGCAGATGCAAAAGGAGACGCAAAAATGGCCGACTTAAGTTTGCCCATTGTCTATGATGCTGAACATCACAATGATGTATTGCCCACCACACCAAAAGAGGTTCCTTCCACTGGAAATCATGATGAGACATATCTCACTAGCTCTTCAGTGATTGATACTTCTTCCACAGAAGTGGATGCCAAGAGTTATGGGACATCTTCGTCCACTTCTGATGTTAAAGCGAATTGTGGAAATGAAATCAATATCGAATTGGGTTCATCCAGACAGTTGACTGAAGTGGCCACCACTACAGTTGGGAACTGTAAAGATGATGTAGACAGTAACACTTGTAGTATCCCAGCCAGGGATACTACTGCCGGTGAGATCTCAGATAAAGAGCACTCTGCTAGTTCGACATCTAATAATGGAAATATTGGGCCCGGGAATGGCTCATCATCCTCTGATTCGATAAAGTCTACGAAGAAAGCAGATGGAGGAAGTTCCACGAAAAAGTGTAAGCCACTCTTCCCTCCTGGTTTTCTGGGAAAACAGCCACTAAAGAAAAGTGTTACGCCGGACTGTAAAAGCCACCTGAATAACCATACAGAAGAAGTTGCAAAGTCTTGTTTACCGCGTGAAAATGGTGGCTTATTGGAAAACAGAGAGTTGCACAATACACATGAGAATGGAGATGTTTCTACAAAAACTGATACGTGTTAA
- the LOC121791874 gene encoding ubiquitin carboxyl-terminal hydrolase 18-like isoform X2 yields the protein MHVAADLNWFLQFIVLALVGISGMLYLVRNTASRYFVVDSSFDSSAADYSSLDRRKRDSMAGGAAEGFDSCVVCGNLTKKQCAGCKMVKYCSEACQKSHWSEHKLRCKEMKSLYKANYKMPKSNLRGRKASVTPLDGSSKIYKPSNKILFPYEEFLEFFTWDKPGYPPCGLLNCGNSCFANVVLQCLAYTRPLVAYLLEKGHRRECQRDDWCFLCEFQLHMERASRSDNPFSPMNILSRLPNLGGNLGYGKQEDAHEFMRFAIDTMQSVCLDEFGGEKVICGECSNVSNQFENMMDLTVEIHGDAGSLEECLDQFTAKERLHGDNMYKCDGCNAYVMAWKRLTVDRAPNILTIALKRFQSGRFGKLNKRVTFPETLDLSPYMSELEDGNDTYKLYAVIVHVDMLNASYFGHYICYIKDFRGSWYRIDDCRVASVDLDEVLSQGAYMLLYSRIHARPSCLLPTELLMKEESEKVKITEVGSSSTIQHAESLPDVVCTDSFVDLEQSSTNGLGYQVNGGGKSSLTADAKGDAKMADLSLPIVYDAEHHNDVLPTTPKEVPSTGNHDETYLTSSSVIDTSSTEVDAKSYGTSSSTSDVKANCGNEINIELGSSRQLTEVATTTVGNCKDDVDSNTCSIPARDTTAGEISDKEHSASSTSNNGNIGPGNGSSSSDSIKSTKKADGGSSTKKCKPLFPPGFLGKQPLKKSVTPDCKSHLNNHTEEVAKSCLPRENGGLLENRELHNTHENGDVSTKTDTC from the exons ATGCATGTCGCGGCGGATCTTAACTGGTTCCTGCAATTCATAGTGTTGGCGTTAGTTGGGATTTCCGGCATGCTGTATTTGGTGCGGAACACGGCGTCGAGGTACTTCGTGGTGGACTCCAGCTTCGATTCCTCCGCCGCCGATTATTCGTCCTTGGATCGCCGGAAGAGGGACAGTATGGCCGGCGGCGCTGCCGAGGGCTTTGATTCCTGCGTCGTGTGCGGCAATCTCACCAAGAAACAGTGCGCCGGCTGCAAGATGGTCAAGTACTG CTCTGAAGCTTGTCAAAAATCTCACTGGTCTGAGCACAAGTTAAGATGCAAAGAGATGAAGTCACTGTACAAAGCTAACTATAAAATGCCAAAATCCAATTTGAGGGGAAGGAAAGCTTCAGTAACACCTTTGGACGGAAGCTCAAAGATTTACAAACCTTCAAACAAA ATACTTTTCCCATATGAGGAATTTCTAGAATTTTTCACTTGGGACAAACCAGGCTATCCTCCTTGTGGACTTCTTAACTGTGGAAACAG TTGCTTTGCTAATGTGGTTCTTCAGTGTCTCGCATACACCCGGCCACTTGTTGCCTACTTGTTGGAGAAAGGCCACCGCAGAGAAT GTCAAAGGGATGATTGGTGCTTTCTTTGTGAGTTTCAATTGCACATGGAAAGGGCTAGCCGAAGTGATAATCCTTTTTCTCCAATGAACATTCTTTCAAGATTGCCTAACTTAGGTGGTAATCTTGGATATGGGAAACAGGAGGATGCCCATGAGTTTATGAG GTTTGCCATTGACACGATGCAGTCTGTGTGCCTTGATGAATTTGGTGGAGAAAAG GTTATATGCGGGGAATGCAGCAATGTTTCAAACCAATTTGAAAATATGATGGATTTAACTGTTGAAATTCACGGGGATGCTGGATCTTTGGAGGAGTGTTTGGATCAATTTACTGCCAAAGAGCGGCTTCATGGGGATAATATGTATAAATGTGATGG TTGCAATGCATATGTCATGGCTTGGAAGCGCCTTACTGTTGACCGAGCACCAAACATTCTTACAATTGCCTTGAAAAGATTCCAG AGTGGAAGATTTGGGAAACTTAATAAGAGGGTGACTTTCCCAGAGACATTGGATCTTAGCCCATACATGAGTGAATTGGAAGATGGAAATGATACTTACAAGCTGTATGCTGTTATTGTCCATGTGGACATGCTGAATGCATCTTATTTTGGCCATTACATATGTTATATTAAGGATTTCCGTGGAAGCTGGTACAGAATTGATGATTGCAGG GTTGCTAGCGTTGATTTGGATGAGGTGCTTTCACAGGGAGCCTATATGCTCTTGTACAGCAG AATACATGCTCGCCCATCATGCTTGCTTCCCACTGAATTGCTGATGAAAGAAGAAAGTGAGAAAGTGAAAATAACTGAAGTGGGCTCTTCTTCCACAATACAACATGCTGAGTCATTGCCTGATGTAGTTTGCACTGACAGTTTTGTCGATTTGGAGCAATCATCTACAAATGGTTTGGGGTATCAGGTCAATGGTGGGGGAAAAAGTTCATTAACTGCAGATGCAAAAGGAGACGCAAAAATGGCCGACTTAAGTTTGCCCATTGTCTATGATGCTGAACATCACAATGATGTATTGCCCACCACACCAAAAGAGGTTCCTTCCACTGGAAATCATGATGAGACATATCTCACTAGCTCTTCAGTGATTGATACTTCTTCCACAGAAGTGGATGCCAAGAGTTATGGGACATCTTCGTCCACTTCTGATGTTAAAGCGAATTGTGGAAATGAAATCAATATCGAATTGGGTTCATCCAGACAGTTGACTGAAGTGGCCACCACTACAGTTGGGAACTGTAAAGATGATGTAGACAGTAACACTTGTAGTATCCCAGCCAGGGATACTACTGCCGGTGAGATCTCAGATAAAGAGCACTCTGCTAGTTCGACATCTAATAATGGAAATATTGGGCCCGGGAATGGCTCATCATCCTCTGATTCGATAAAGTCTACGAAGAAAGCAGATGGAGGAAGTTCCACGAAAAAGTGTAAGCCACTCTTCCCTCCTGGTTTTCTGGGAAAACAGCCACTAAAGAAAAGTGTTACGCCGGACTGTAAAAGCCACCTGAATAACCATACAGAAGAAGTTGCAAAGTCTTGTTTACCGCGTGAAAATGGTGGCTTATTGGAAAACAGAGAGTTGCACAATACACATGAGAATGGAGATGTTTCTACAAAAACTGATACGTGTTAA
- the LOC121791874 gene encoding ubiquitin carboxyl-terminal hydrolase 19-like isoform X3 produces the protein MHVAADLNWFLQFIVLALVGISGMLYLVRNTASRYFVVDSSFDSSAADYSSLDRRKRDSMAGGAAEGFDSCVVCGNLTKKQCAGCKMVKYCSEACQKSHWSEHKLRCKEMKSLYKANYKMPKSNLRGRKASVTPLDGSSKIYKPSNKILFPYEEFLEFFTWDKPGYPPCGLLNCGNSCFANVVLQCLAYTRPLVAYLLEKGHRRECQRDDWCFLCEFQLHMERASRSDNPFSPMNILSRLPNLGGNLGYGKQEDAHEFMRFAIDTMQSVCLDEFGGEKVVHPSYQETTLIQHIFGGRLRSRVICGECSNVSNQFENMMDLTVEIHGDAGSLEECLDQFTAKERLHGDNMYKCDGCNAYVMAWKRLTVDRAPNILTIALKRFQSGRFGKLNKRVTFPETLDLSPYMSELEDGNDTYKLYAVIVHVDMLNASYFGHYICYIKDFRGSWYRIDDCRVASVDLDEVLSQGAYMLLYSRLALVLTEYMLAHHACFPLNC, from the exons ATGCATGTCGCGGCGGATCTTAACTGGTTCCTGCAATTCATAGTGTTGGCGTTAGTTGGGATTTCCGGCATGCTGTATTTGGTGCGGAACACGGCGTCGAGGTACTTCGTGGTGGACTCCAGCTTCGATTCCTCCGCCGCCGATTATTCGTCCTTGGATCGCCGGAAGAGGGACAGTATGGCCGGCGGCGCTGCCGAGGGCTTTGATTCCTGCGTCGTGTGCGGCAATCTCACCAAGAAACAGTGCGCCGGCTGCAAGATGGTCAAGTACTG CTCTGAAGCTTGTCAAAAATCTCACTGGTCTGAGCACAAGTTAAGATGCAAAGAGATGAAGTCACTGTACAAAGCTAACTATAAAATGCCAAAATCCAATTTGAGGGGAAGGAAAGCTTCAGTAACACCTTTGGACGGAAGCTCAAAGATTTACAAACCTTCAAACAAA ATACTTTTCCCATATGAGGAATTTCTAGAATTTTTCACTTGGGACAAACCAGGCTATCCTCCTTGTGGACTTCTTAACTGTGGAAACAG TTGCTTTGCTAATGTGGTTCTTCAGTGTCTCGCATACACCCGGCCACTTGTTGCCTACTTGTTGGAGAAAGGCCACCGCAGAGAAT GTCAAAGGGATGATTGGTGCTTTCTTTGTGAGTTTCAATTGCACATGGAAAGGGCTAGCCGAAGTGATAATCCTTTTTCTCCAATGAACATTCTTTCAAGATTGCCTAACTTAGGTGGTAATCTTGGATATGGGAAACAGGAGGATGCCCATGAGTTTATGAG GTTTGCCATTGACACGATGCAGTCTGTGTGCCTTGATGAATTTGGTGGAGAAAAGGTAGTTCATCCTAGCTATCAAGAGACAACCCTAATTCAACATATATTTGGGGGTCGTCTTCGATCACGG GTTATATGCGGGGAATGCAGCAATGTTTCAAACCAATTTGAAAATATGATGGATTTAACTGTTGAAATTCACGGGGATGCTGGATCTTTGGAGGAGTGTTTGGATCAATTTACTGCCAAAGAGCGGCTTCATGGGGATAATATGTATAAATGTGATGG TTGCAATGCATATGTCATGGCTTGGAAGCGCCTTACTGTTGACCGAGCACCAAACATTCTTACAATTGCCTTGAAAAGATTCCAG AGTGGAAGATTTGGGAAACTTAATAAGAGGGTGACTTTCCCAGAGACATTGGATCTTAGCCCATACATGAGTGAATTGGAAGATGGAAATGATACTTACAAGCTGTATGCTGTTATTGTCCATGTGGACATGCTGAATGCATCTTATTTTGGCCATTACATATGTTATATTAAGGATTTCCGTGGAAGCTGGTACAGAATTGATGATTGCAGG GTTGCTAGCGTTGATTTGGATGAGGTGCTTTCACAGGGAGCCTATATGCTCTTGTACAGCAG GCTTGCACTGGTTTTGACAGAATACATGCTCGCCCATCATGCTTGCTTCCCACTGAATTGCTGA